In Aquimarina sp. TRL1, a single window of DNA contains:
- a CDS encoding porin: MRLLTTLVVGLLCAISSIQGQEASTKFGKGILNVVAKDSSWSVKFAPRMQFLSTSSWDIDNGDIGKLESNFLVRRARLKFNGFAYSPKLQYKIELGLSNRDLSGGSEFTGDTPRYILDAVVKWNFYENFVLWVGQTKLPGNRERVISSGNMQLVDRSRLNSRFNIDRDMGLQLRHHFNISDNFIIREAIAVSQGEGRNVTTGNLGGHQYTAKVELLPFGKFKGKGDYKGGDLKREETPKLAFAAAYDYNSNAVKTRSNMGDYMRTQTGFYETDIQTVFVDAMFKYKGFSFMGEFADRDADEPVAVDENGTETGDVVQVGNALNMQAGYLLKNNWEIAGRYTSVNFDKEVNKLIEEQYTLGISKYIAGHNLKVQSDLSYTTIGGKGNGLLFRIQMDIHL, encoded by the coding sequence ATGAGATTATTAACTACACTTGTAGTAGGGCTCTTGTGTGCTATTTCTTCGATACAAGGTCAGGAAGCTTCTACAAAATTTGGAAAAGGAATTTTAAACGTAGTAGCAAAAGATAGCTCCTGGAGTGTGAAATTTGCTCCCAGAATGCAATTTCTTTCAACTTCTTCATGGGATATAGATAATGGAGATATAGGGAAGTTAGAATCCAACTTTTTGGTACGTCGTGCTCGATTAAAGTTTAATGGTTTTGCATATTCTCCAAAGCTTCAATATAAGATAGAATTAGGACTTTCTAACAGGGATCTTTCCGGAGGATCAGAATTTACGGGAGATACTCCCAGATATATATTGGACGCTGTAGTAAAATGGAATTTTTATGAAAATTTTGTTTTGTGGGTTGGTCAGACAAAACTTCCTGGAAACAGAGAGCGTGTCATTTCTTCTGGTAATATGCAGTTAGTAGACCGCTCCAGGTTGAACAGCAGGTTTAATATTGATCGTGATATGGGACTTCAATTACGACACCATTTTAATATCTCAGATAACTTTATCATTAGAGAAGCTATTGCAGTTTCTCAGGGAGAAGGTAGAAATGTGACTACTGGAAATTTGGGAGGTCATCAATATACTGCCAAGGTAGAATTGTTGCCTTTTGGGAAGTTCAAAGGAAAAGGAGATTATAAAGGAGGAGATCTGAAAAGAGAGGAAACTCCAAAGTTGGCATTTGCTGCAGCATATGATTATAATAGTAATGCAGTGAAAACAAGAAGTAATATGGGGGATTATATGCGAACACAGACAGGGTTTTATGAAACTGATATTCAAACTGTTTTTGTAGATGCGATGTTTAAGTATAAAGGTTTTTCTTTTATGGGAGAATTTGCAGATAGAGATGCAGATGAGCCAGTTGCGGTAGACGAAAATGGAACGGAAACCGGTGATGTTGTACAGGTTGGAAATGCATTGAATATGCAGGCAGGGTACCTGCTAAAAAATAATTGGGAGATTGCAGGAAGATATACTTCTGTTAATTTTGATAAGGAAGTGAATAAATTAATAGAAGAACAGTATACATTAGGGATTTCAAAGTATATTGCGGGGCATAACTTAAAAGTTCAATCTGATCTTAGTTATACTACGATTGGAGGAAAAGGGAATGGTTTACTGTTTAGAATACAAATGGATATTCATTTGTAG
- a CDS encoding inorganic phosphate transporter translates to MSDIYILMIVALAILAVADLVVGVSNDAVNFLNSAIGSKAISFRTIMIVASIGIAAGAIFSSGLMEVARKGIFVPGEFYFDEIMIIFMAVMITDILLLDFFNTLGMPTSTTVSIVFELLGAAVCVALIKIGADSSLTTSDLGHFINTKKATQIISGILLSVAVAFSVGAIVQYVTRLLLSFQFEKKAKWVGALFGGIALTAILYFIFIKGIKGTSYAKSIVDVIYSGGASGLLDWANDFFSTSFESVKELAKAKKDFVKISEEAGTVSLTLRGLLEIYVLPIVGIGFVILSALSYLLISVFKIDIYKIIIIVGTFALALAFAGNDLVNFIGVPVAAWQSYEAWSASGVPAHEFSMAILGKKVDTPTLLLFGAGLVMVLTLWFSKKARYVAETEINLSREGESRERFTPNFLSRGVVRGAMLMSQYASAILPASVQAKIEKQFEKPVIAIAKDKKYEMPAFDKVRAAVNLMVAGVLISIATSMKLPLSTTYVTFMVAMGTSLSDRAWGSESAVYRVAGVFNVIGGWFFTAFIAFVASATLAFLIHLGGTVMIAILLLIAVVLLVRNTLNYRKRAKAEKEEDRLKKSESSSVQGVIEESADNIKSFVNRANKIYGNTLESLIKYDLIALKKTKKGISKLDAEVEELRDNIFYFIKNLDESSVSASNFYITILGYIQDITQSLEYITKSGHKHVNNNHKKLRFNQIKDLKEIDVQVNDLFGKIKRIFDTRDFDHIDTIINEKQELYDRLNQKIDKQVARTRTEENSPKNTTLYFGLLLETKDLITATMNLLETYRGHKE, encoded by the coding sequence ATGAGTGACATTTACATTTTAATGATTGTTGCGCTGGCTATTTTGGCAGTGGCAGATCTAGTGGTTGGGGTCAGTAATGACGCTGTGAACTTTCTGAACTCTGCCATAGGTTCTAAGGCAATATCGTTCAGAACGATAATGATCGTTGCAAGTATAGGGATTGCTGCGGGAGCTATTTTTTCCAGTGGTTTGATGGAAGTGGCGAGGAAAGGGATTTTTGTTCCCGGAGAATTTTATTTTGATGAGATTATGATCATTTTCATGGCTGTAATGATCACAGATATATTATTACTGGATTTTTTTAATACCCTGGGGATGCCTACATCCACAACGGTATCGATTGTATTTGAATTGTTAGGAGCAGCAGTATGTGTTGCTTTGATTAAGATCGGAGCAGATTCTTCTTTGACAACCTCTGATTTGGGGCATTTTATAAATACAAAAAAAGCAACTCAGATTATTTCGGGGATTCTTCTTTCTGTTGCAGTTGCCTTTTCTGTAGGAGCCATTGTGCAATATGTAACCAGATTATTGCTGTCTTTTCAGTTTGAGAAAAAAGCAAAATGGGTTGGTGCCTTATTCGGAGGAATTGCCTTAACAGCTATTCTGTACTTTATTTTTATAAAAGGTATTAAAGGAACTAGCTATGCAAAATCAATTGTAGATGTTATATATAGTGGAGGTGCAAGTGGATTATTAGATTGGGCGAATGATTTTTTCTCTACCTCTTTTGAGTCGGTGAAAGAATTGGCTAAAGCGAAAAAAGATTTTGTAAAAATCAGTGAAGAAGCAGGAACTGTTTCTCTTACACTAAGAGGGTTATTAGAGATATATGTTTTGCCAATAGTAGGGATTGGATTTGTAATTTTATCTGCATTGTCCTACTTATTGATAAGCGTTTTTAAAATCGATATTTATAAGATTATCATAATTGTAGGGACATTTGCGTTGGCATTGGCTTTTGCAGGGAATGATTTGGTAAACTTTATTGGAGTTCCTGTGGCAGCATGGCAATCATACGAAGCCTGGTCTGCTTCTGGAGTACCGGCGCATGAGTTTTCGATGGCTATTCTTGGTAAGAAAGTGGATACACCTACCTTACTGTTATTTGGAGCAGGATTGGTAATGGTATTGACATTGTGGTTTTCTAAGAAAGCCAGATATGTAGCAGAAACAGAGATTAACCTTTCTAGAGAAGGGGAATCCAGAGAACGTTTTACACCTAATTTCTTGTCCAGAGGAGTTGTTCGTGGTGCAATGTTAATGTCTCAGTACGCATCAGCAATACTACCGGCTTCAGTACAGGCGAAAATCGAAAAACAATTTGAGAAACCGGTTATTGCCATTGCCAAGGACAAAAAATATGAAATGCCGGCTTTTGATAAAGTAAGAGCAGCAGTAAACCTAATGGTAGCGGGAGTATTGATCTCTATAGCAACTTCTATGAAATTGCCATTATCTACTACCTATGTTACTTTTATGGTGGCCATGGGTACCTCTTTATCAGATAGGGCCTGGGGCAGTGAAAGTGCTGTATACCGAGTTGCCGGAGTATTTAATGTGATCGGAGGGTGGTTCTTTACAGCCTTTATCGCTTTTGTGGCATCTGCTACACTAGCTTTCCTGATTCATTTAGGAGGAACGGTAATGATTGCAATCCTATTGTTGATTGCTGTTGTGTTATTGGTAAGAAATACGCTGAATTACAGAAAGAGAGCGAAAGCAGAAAAAGAGGAAGATCGATTGAAGAAATCTGAAAGTAGTTCTGTTCAGGGTGTTATAGAAGAAAGTGCAGATAATATTAAGTCCTTTGTGAATAGAGCGAACAAGATTTATGGAAATACACTAGAGAGTCTTATAAAATATGATCTGATCGCTTTGAAAAAGACTAAAAAAGGAATTTCGAAACTAGATGCAGAAGTAGAAGAATTAAGAGATAATATTTTCTATTTCATTAAGAATCTCGATGAATCTAGTGTAAGCGCCAGTAACTTCTATATTACGATTTTAGGGTATATTCAGGACATTACACAATCCCTGGAATATATTACAAAATCAGGACATAAACATGTGAATAATAATCATAAAAAGCTTAGATTTAATCAGATAAAAGATCTGAAAGAAATTGATGTGCAAGTGAATGATTTATTTGGAAAAATAAAAAGGATCTTCGACACCCGGGATTTTGATCATATTGATACGATTATCAATGAAAAACAAGAATTGTATGATCGATTAAATCAAAAAATAGACAAACAAGTAGCGAGAACACGTACTGAAGAAAACAGTCCTAAGAATACGACTTTATACTTTGGCTTGTTGTTAGAAACTAAAGATTTGATTACTGCGACAATGAACCTGCTAGAGACCTACAGAGGACATAAGGAGTAA
- a CDS encoding TonB-dependent receptor, producing MKKITTFLACLFVGILFAQEKGSISGMITDKESNDSPLPFANVVLKGTTIGTATDFDGKYTIDNIPVGTYIVEFSFTGYETVTIPNVVVEAGKNVVIDTKLGATAAALEEVLIKVETSKEKEEALLLEQKNAVKIEQKIGAQELSRKGVSDATAAATKISGVAKQEGSNKVYVRGLGDRYNATTLNNLPLPSNDPANKNISLDLFPTDVIQNLSVSKAFSYSQTGDAAGANININSKVLQGKGGLTVGISSGFNSQTIGVGEFQTIDGANWIGFADHTTHQVTDLTVYPFDDNLATNKSGVTPLNLGASVNWGKKYDVGEEGSFSAFLVGSFSSGYTFRDGISINFNNDGTFGSNYPEAKEFKYASTKVAMGNFTYKINPNNKISYNALLVQSNDQKVQDYLGTKPDVADNENELARVVQQTQSQNLLAVNQLLSEHKLGESYDLNLGASYNIVKNDEPNRKKNIFIINTADETTLLASGTPRNNSRYYHNLKEDDITAKVSLSRYLGNRIPDENKGKVTFDYTYRNTQRDFEAIYFDYNLSKPTAVDPNNLEATLNQEAIDNNVFRFTTGFGSGDNALDPFTYNGGKTIQSASIGLDYKISDRFFVNIGGKFEDIKMEVEWLTNLTNSNDENGGPLHIDNTYVLPSLNLKYNVSEKHILRLAASQTYTYPQFKEVAPFVYEGIDYLESGNPDLKPSDNYNIDLKWETYPKKDELISATIFGKQINEAINRIERISAADRNFTYANLGDATIAGVEVEIKKNLYTLEDDTSEKVQKVTFGANATYMYTNLKFKDAEELQEQGISVTEEESELEGAAPLLINSDISYRHIVDKKEFLATLVFSYQADKVYGIGSNFNNNTVQKSFANLDLILERKFNERLGIKLKATNLLDNKIEQVRDVPQELVMRSYNRGINFSLGMSYKF from the coding sequence ATGAAAAAAATCACTACTTTCCTGGCATGCTTATTTGTCGGGATACTTTTTGCTCAGGAGAAAGGATCAATAAGCGGAATGATTACAGATAAGGAATCCAATGATTCTCCTTTGCCTTTTGCTAATGTTGTACTTAAGGGAACAACGATTGGTACTGCAACAGATTTCGATGGAAAGTATACTATTGACAACATCCCTGTTGGAACATATATAGTAGAGTTTAGTTTCACGGGATACGAAACAGTAACAATACCAAATGTAGTTGTAGAAGCAGGAAAAAATGTTGTTATTGATACAAAACTAGGTGCTACAGCAGCTGCGTTAGAAGAAGTACTAATCAAAGTAGAAACCAGTAAGGAAAAGGAAGAAGCCTTACTTTTAGAACAAAAAAATGCTGTAAAGATTGAACAAAAGATCGGAGCACAGGAATTATCGCGAAAAGGAGTTAGTGATGCTACTGCAGCAGCTACTAAAATTTCCGGAGTTGCCAAGCAGGAAGGAAGTAATAAAGTATATGTAAGAGGACTTGGTGACAGGTACAATGCGACTACGTTAAACAACCTTCCTTTACCTTCAAATGACCCTGCAAATAAAAACATTTCTTTGGATCTTTTCCCAACAGATGTAATCCAAAACCTAAGTGTAAGCAAGGCTTTTTCTTATTCGCAAACAGGAGATGCTGCAGGAGCAAATATCAATATAAACAGTAAAGTTCTTCAAGGTAAAGGAGGACTTACTGTAGGGATCTCTAGCGGTTTTAACTCACAAACCATAGGGGTAGGAGAATTTCAAACTATAGATGGAGCAAATTGGATTGGTTTTGCAGATCATACGACACATCAGGTTACAGACTTGACTGTATACCCATTTGATGACAACCTGGCTACAAATAAATCAGGAGTTACCCCATTAAATCTGGGAGCATCTGTAAACTGGGGAAAAAAGTATGACGTTGGAGAAGAAGGATCTTTTTCAGCTTTCCTTGTAGGCTCATTTAGCAGTGGATATACATTTAGAGATGGAATTTCTATAAACTTTAATAATGATGGAACTTTTGGAAGTAATTATCCTGAGGCAAAAGAGTTTAAATATGCCAGTACTAAAGTAGCAATGGGGAATTTCACCTATAAAATCAATCCTAATAACAAAATTTCATACAATGCTCTTTTAGTACAATCTAATGATCAAAAAGTGCAAGACTACCTAGGAACAAAACCTGATGTAGCTGATAATGAAAATGAGCTTGCCAGAGTGGTACAACAAACCCAATCTCAGAATCTATTAGCAGTAAACCAACTATTATCAGAGCACAAACTAGGAGAATCATACGACCTAAACCTTGGAGCATCTTATAATATTGTAAAAAACGATGAACCAAACCGAAAGAAAAATATTTTCATCATTAACACAGCTGATGAAACAACATTATTAGCTTCTGGAACCCCTAGAAACAATAGTAGATATTATCACAACCTGAAAGAAGATGATATCACAGCAAAGGTATCTTTATCCAGATACTTAGGAAACCGAATTCCTGATGAAAATAAAGGAAAAGTAACTTTTGACTATACATACAGAAATACGCAACGAGATTTTGAAGCAATCTATTTCGACTACAACTTATCAAAACCTACAGCAGTCGATCCAAACAATCTAGAAGCAACGCTTAACCAAGAAGCAATAGACAACAATGTTTTTAGATTCACTACAGGATTCGGATCAGGAGACAATGCATTAGATCCATTTACTTACAATGGAGGCAAAACCATCCAATCTGCATCCATAGGATTAGATTACAAAATCAGTGACCGTTTCTTTGTAAATATCGGAGGTAAATTCGAAGATATAAAAATGGAAGTAGAATGGTTAACAAACCTAACCAACTCTAATGATGAAAACGGAGGACCATTACATATTGATAATACTTATGTCCTTCCATCTTTGAACCTAAAATACAACGTATCTGAAAAACACATCCTTCGACTAGCTGCCAGTCAGACATATACGTATCCACAATTTAAAGAAGTAGCTCCTTTCGTATATGAAGGAATTGATTATCTGGAGTCAGGGAACCCAGACTTAAAACCTTCGGACAACTATAATATTGATCTAAAATGGGAAACATACCCTAAAAAAGACGAACTTATATCTGCCACTATCTTTGGAAAACAAATCAATGAAGCAATCAACAGAATCGAGCGTATCTCTGCTGCAGACAGAAACTTTACTTATGCAAACCTTGGAGATGCTACCATCGCAGGGGTAGAAGTAGAAATAAAGAAAAACTTATACACCCTGGAAGACGACACATCTGAAAAAGTGCAAAAGGTAACTTTTGGTGCCAATGCAACTTATATGTACACAAACCTAAAGTTCAAGGATGCTGAAGAACTTCAGGAACAAGGGATCTCTGTTACAGAAGAGGAATCTGAATTAGAAGGTGCTGCTCCACTATTGATTAACAGTGATATTTCTTACAGACACATTGTAGACAAAAAAGAATTTTTAGCAACTCTTGTTTTCTCTTATCAAGCAGACAAGGTATATGGTATTGGTTCTAACTTTAATAACAATACGGTTCAAAAATCATTTGCTAACCTCGATCTTATTTTAGAAAGAAAGTTTAACGAGCGATTAGGTATTAAGCTTAAAGCAACCAATCTTTTAGACAACAAAATAGAACAGGTTAGAGACGTTCCACAAGAACTTGTTATGAGATCATACAATAGAGGGATTAACTTCTCTTTGGGAATGAGTTATAAATTCTAA
- a CDS encoding cell wall metabolism sensor histidine kinase WalK, with the protein MADNFKKSYKFALITSLYITISLTLIMSVFLYFFSEITFWVLISIAISIYVAVFFIIQYRTEKFIYTRVKKIYDEVELLDSETVGETPVTTNMDTLILEVEKFAKNRKTEIESLKVREAYRKEFIGNVSHELKTPLFTVQGYILTLLDGAMEDPVIREKYLNRAAKGVERLIYIVKDLDMITKLEAGDLNLNYTNFDIVELVQSVFDLYEMKASQKNIVLTFDMKYLEPVIVHADKEKIQQVLSNLVVNSIKYGKEDGTTEVSIENLIRNKVIVRVTDNGEGIAQGHIPRLFERFYRVNKSGSRKEGGSGLGLAIVKHIIEAHHERIYVESDYRVGSEFSFTLERVKQFPVVDISTKTP; encoded by the coding sequence ATGGCAGATAATTTTAAAAAGTCGTATAAGTTTGCGCTTATTACGTCTTTGTATATCACTATATCATTAACGCTCATCATGAGCGTTTTTTTATATTTCTTTTCAGAAATAACCTTTTGGGTTTTGATTAGTATTGCCATAAGTATTTATGTAGCAGTATTTTTTATTATTCAGTACAGGACTGAAAAATTTATCTATACCAGGGTAAAAAAAATATATGATGAAGTAGAACTCTTGGATTCGGAAACGGTAGGGGAAACTCCTGTGACAACTAATATGGATACTTTAATCCTCGAGGTGGAGAAATTCGCAAAAAACAGAAAAACAGAAATAGAAAGCCTCAAAGTAAGAGAGGCATATAGAAAAGAATTTATAGGGAATGTTTCTCATGAACTGAAAACACCATTATTTACAGTTCAGGGATATATTCTGACGTTGTTGGATGGTGCTATGGAAGATCCTGTTATTAGAGAGAAGTATCTAAATAGAGCCGCTAAAGGAGTAGAACGACTCATCTATATAGTAAAAGATCTGGATATGATAACCAAGCTGGAAGCGGGAGACCTGAATCTTAATTATACCAATTTTGATATTGTAGAGCTGGTGCAGAGTGTTTTTGATTTGTATGAGATGAAAGCTTCTCAGAAAAATATTGTCCTGACTTTTGATATGAAGTATTTAGAGCCTGTGATTGTTCATGCGGATAAGGAAAAAATACAGCAGGTGCTTTCTAATTTAGTAGTCAATTCGATTAAGTATGGAAAGGAAGACGGAACTACAGAAGTAAGTATAGAAAACCTGATCAGAAATAAAGTTATTGTTCGGGTAACAGATAATGGAGAGGGAATAGCCCAGGGTCATATCCCCAGATTATTTGAACGCTTCTATAGAGTAAATAAAAGTGGTTCCAGAAAAGAAGGAGGATCTGGTCTTGGGCTGGCAATCGTTAAGCATATTATAGAAGCTCATCATGAGCGAATCTATGTAGAAAGCGATTACCGGGTAGGAAGTGAATTCTCA
- a CDS encoding T9SS type A sorting domain-containing protein, translating into MKKIYLLLIFTCIMALSFTPGVKAQAPHAEKDLAAEISIRGLRIYPNPASANEGKLYITSASAKTKTITIFNVLGKKVLFKVLVEKVLDISPLNTGVYIIQVKEGGKSVTKKLIIN; encoded by the coding sequence ATGAAAAAAATCTACTTATTACTAATTTTTACCTGCATCATGGCTCTCTCCTTTACCCCGGGAGTAAAGGCACAGGCGCCCCATGCTGAAAAAGACCTTGCGGCTGAAATAAGTATACGAGGATTGCGAATTTACCCCAACCCTGCTTCTGCCAACGAAGGAAAGTTATACATTACTTCTGCCTCTGCCAAAACAAAAACGATTACCATCTTTAATGTTTTAGGAAAAAAAGTGCTTTTTAAAGTACTTGTTGAAAAAGTACTGGATATTTCTCCACTAAATACTGGAGTATACATTATTCAGGTCAAAGAAGGTGGAAAATCTGTCACAAAAAAACTTATTATTAATTAA
- a CDS encoding response regulator transcription factor, with amino-acid sequence MNIKDITILLVDDEPDILEIVGYNLTAEGYNVITAENGLEAIKVAKKKKPQLIILDVMMPEMDGIEACEQIRKLPELQDTLITFLTARGEDYSQVAGFESGADDYITKPIRPKVLVSKVKALLRRLKEEEAVVNVVKIGDLEINRDEYKVVKDKREIVLPRKEFELLSLLASKPGKVFKREDILDRVWGNEVIVGGRTIDVHIRKLREKIGDNSFKTIKGVGYKFVV; translated from the coding sequence ATGAATATAAAAGATATTACGATATTATTAGTAGATGATGAGCCTGATATTTTAGAGATTGTAGGATATAATCTCACTGCAGAAGGATATAATGTGATTACTGCAGAGAATGGTCTCGAAGCTATTAAAGTAGCAAAGAAAAAAAAGCCACAGTTGATTATTTTAGATGTAATGATGCCAGAGATGGATGGTATAGAAGCGTGTGAACAAATCCGTAAATTACCAGAATTACAAGATACTTTAATTACATTTTTGACAGCGAGAGGGGAAGATTATTCGCAGGTGGCAGGATTTGAATCTGGAGCAGATGACTATATCACAAAGCCGATTCGTCCAAAAGTTTTAGTGAGCAAGGTAAAAGCTTTATTGCGAAGACTGAAAGAAGAAGAAGCTGTCGTCAATGTGGTCAAAATAGGAGATCTGGAAATCAATAGAGACGAATATAAAGTCGTAAAAGATAAAAGAGAGATTGTGCTTCCAAGAAAAGAGTTTGAACTTTTATCCCTGTTAGCTTCAAAGCCAGGAAAAGTATTCAAAAGAGAAGATATTCTCGATCGGGTATGGGGAAATGAAGTAATTGTAGGAGGAAGAACTATCGATGTACATATTAGAAAACTTAGAGAGAAAATAGGAGATAACAGCTTTAAAACAATAAAAGGCGTAGGATATAAGTTTGTAGTATAA
- a CDS encoding MATE family efflux transporter, protein MGHHTSKFQKSLLFLKAAVRGEQKEFTTGSIRRAVFMLSVPMILEMLMESIFFLVDAYFVSSLGADAIAAVGLTESVMTLVYAIAIGVSMGVTSIVARRIGEKKVKEASKSAVQAILLGVGISVILSIIGIVFPKEILGVMGGDAELIEKGYGYTQILLGSNITVVLLFLINAIFRGAGDASVAMKVLIFSNVLNILLDPVFIFGFGPVPAFGVKGAAIATTIGRGSAVICQFLILFYGTSKIKIQISDLVFRLKLMMNLLRVSAGGIGQFIIGTSSWVLLMRIMSEFGSEVLAGYTIAVRVLMFTLMPSWGMSNAAATLVGQNLGAGAADRAEQSVWKTGKYNAIFMFVVSVFYLLCAEMIIRIFSDDPLVVSSGALSLRMIAIGYVFYAYGMVIIQSFNGAGDTKTPTIINFFCFWLFQVPFAYIMALVFDWGVMGVLIAISLAEALIAIIGIVIFKKGNWKKVTI, encoded by the coding sequence ATGGGTCATCATACTTCAAAATTTCAAAAATCATTATTATTTCTTAAGGCTGCAGTACGTGGTGAACAAAAAGAGTTCACTACAGGAAGTATTCGCAGAGCCGTTTTTATGCTGTCAGTTCCAATGATATTGGAAATGCTGATGGAGTCTATTTTCTTTTTAGTCGATGCTTATTTTGTTTCCAGCTTAGGAGCGGATGCTATTGCTGCGGTTGGACTGACAGAGTCTGTTATGACTCTGGTATATGCCATTGCTATTGGGGTTAGTATGGGGGTTACTTCTATAGTAGCGAGAAGAATCGGTGAAAAAAAGGTAAAAGAAGCCTCTAAATCGGCCGTACAAGCGATATTACTAGGGGTAGGTATTTCGGTTATTCTGAGTATTATCGGAATTGTATTTCCTAAGGAAATATTAGGTGTCATGGGAGGGGATGCTGAATTGATAGAGAAAGGGTACGGATATACTCAGATACTGTTAGGGAGTAATATTACAGTGGTACTGTTATTCCTGATTAATGCTATTTTCAGAGGAGCAGGAGATGCCTCAGTAGCGATGAAAGTATTGATTTTTTCTAATGTTTTGAACATATTATTAGATCCTGTTTTCATTTTCGGATTTGGTCCTGTTCCAGCTTTTGGAGTAAAAGGAGCTGCGATTGCTACAACCATTGGAAGAGGAAGTGCGGTTATTTGTCAGTTTCTGATCTTATTTTATGGAACCAGTAAGATAAAGATTCAGATTTCTGACCTAGTGTTTAGACTGAAATTAATGATGAACCTGTTAAGGGTTTCGGCAGGAGGGATAGGGCAATTTATTATTGGGACTTCTAGTTGGGTATTATTGATGCGTATTATGTCAGAGTTTGGAAGTGAGGTATTAGCAGGATATACAATTGCTGTAAGAGTATTGATGTTTACTTTGATGCCATCTTGGGGAATGAGTAATGCTGCTGCGACTTTAGTCGGTCAGAACCTGGGGGCAGGAGCTGCGGACAGAGCAGAACAGTCCGTTTGGAAAACGGGAAAATACAATGCTATTTTTATGTTCGTGGTATCTGTTTTTTACCTGCTTTGTGCAGAGATGATTATTAGGATCTTTAGCGATGATCCCTTAGTGGTGTCAAGTGGAGCATTGAGTCTTCGAATGATCGCAATAGGATATGTTTTTTATGCTTATGGAATGGTGATTATACAATCTTTTAACGGAGCAGGGGATACCAAAACACCTACGATTATTAACTTCTTTTGTTTTTGGCTTTTTCAGGTTCCGTTTGCCTATATCATGGCATTGGTATTTGATTGGGGTGTGATGGGAGTTTTGATTGCTATTTCTCTGGCAGAAGCATTGATCGCAATTATTGGAATTGTAATTTTTAAAAAAGGAAACTGGAAGAAAGTTACGATTTAA
- a CDS encoding toxin-antitoxin system YwqK family antitoxin: protein MKRIITSITLLCSVALFAQETKPTFEKQGDLIKGTFYHDNGQVRQEGFYKNKKLHGKWVSYDATGKKISMGQYNNGIKTGKWFFWNEDKLSEVNYTDNKIASATTWSDKNNVVVNYNNQ, encoded by the coding sequence ATGAAAAGAATTATCACCTCAATAACATTATTATGCTCTGTTGCTTTATTTGCACAGGAGACAAAACCTACTTTTGAAAAACAGGGAGATCTTATAAAGGGAACTTTCTATCATGATAACGGGCAAGTACGCCAAGAAGGGTTTTACAAGAACAAAAAATTACATGGAAAATGGGTCTCTTATGACGCTACGGGAAAAAAGATCTCCATGGGACAATATAATAACGGTATAAAAACAGGAAAATGGTTTTTCTGGAATGAAGACAAATTATCTGAAGTAAATTATACTGATAACAAGATAGCATCTGCCACAACCTGGTCAGATAAGAATAATGTTGTTGTTAACTACAATAACCAATAA